A genomic segment from Acipenser ruthenus chromosome 5, fAciRut3.2 maternal haplotype, whole genome shotgun sequence encodes:
- the LOC117402652 gene encoding C-C chemokine receptor type 6-like — protein MEDNDTDYDYDNDSYSYDPDDYIYQCDNNDIRTLRSNMVYVYSIICVLGILGNVLVIVTYAFYKKLKSMTDIYLLNVAIADILFVLSIPLLVVNEQYEWILGDLSCKLLKGIYSVNLYSGMLLLACISTDRYIAIVQARRSFKLRSTALVYSHVICLVVWLVAIGMSLPTFIVYKTFEYQNITVCETSLPDHQTAVMLKTLMPSAQLSIGFFLPLLIMIFTYSSITYTLMQAKNFQRHKAVRVVMAVVVVFIVCHLPYNIILLLDTLNKFRTDLDCNVEKMKTKALIFTECLAYLHCCLNPILYAFIGVKFRNHFLKIFQDLWCLSKKYISVRRTSRFTSEGFTSRKTSEVFETDNPSSFTM, from the coding sequence ATGGAAGACAATGACACTGACTATGACTATGACAATGACAGTTATAGTTATGATCCAGATGACTACATATATCAATGTGACAATAATGATATCAGAACATTGCGTTCCAATATGGTTTATGTGTATTCTATCATCTGTGTGCTGGGCATTTTGGGCAATGTACTGGTTATTGTCACATATGCATTTTATAAGAAGCTAAAATCCATGACAGACATCTATCTTCTAAATGTGGCCATAGCAGACATACTGTTTGTTCTTTCAATTCCTCTTTTGGTAGTAAACGAACAGTACGAATGGATTCTGGGAGATTTATCATGCAAGTTACTGAAAGGCATCTACAGTGTGAATTTGTACAGCGGTATGCTGCTGCTTGCTTGCATCAGCACAGATCGTTACATTGCTATTGTTCAGGCAAGAAGGTCTTTCAAACTTCGTTCGACAGCTCTGGTCTATAGCCACGTAATCTGCCTGGTTGTCTGGCTTGTTGCAATTGGCATGTCCCTTCCCACTTTCATAGTCTATAAAACGTTTGAATACCAAAACATTACTGTCTGTGAAACTAGTTTGCCCGATCATCAGACTGCTGTTATGTTAAAAACATTGATGCCAAGCGCACAGCTCAGCATTGGATTCTTCCTTCCTTTGCTGATTATGATCTTCACTTACTCAAGCATCACTTATACCCTCATGCAAGCTAAAAACTTCCAGAGACACAAGGCTGTACGTGTTGTCATGGCAGTGGTAGTGGTTTTCATTGTGTGTCATCTGCCTTATAACATCATTCTCTTGCTGGACACTCTAAATAAGTTCAGGACAGACCTAGATTGCAATGTGGAAAAAATGAAAACCAAGGCCCTTATTTTTACAGAATGCTTGGCTTATTTACACTGTTGTCTAAACCCTATTCTGTATGCATTCATTGGAGTGAAATTTAGAAATCATTTCCTTAAGATCTTCCAGGACTTGTGGTGCCTGAGTAAGAAATACATATCTGTTAGACGTACTTCCAGGTTCACATCTGAGGGCTTTACCTCAAGGAAAACCAGTGAGGTGTTTGAGACTGATAATCCATCATCCTTCACAATGTAG